From Cryptosporangium phraense, the proteins below share one genomic window:
- the coaE gene encoding dephospho-CoA kinase, with the protein MLRIGLTGGIGAGKSAAAAALAGFGAVVIDADRLAREVVEPGTPGLAAIVEAFGPEVLAADGSLDRPKLGKIVFGSDSARARLNAITHPLIGALTASRAADAPPDGVVVHDIPLIVEGNSGAGFHLVVVVMAPEDVRIRRLTELRGMPVEDAKARIGVQATDEQRVAAADVLLDNAGTPDELREAVGELWTERLLPYANNLAGGTPAELPPNPVASDPLVSGRLAFAPLQAGAGTPDPSAAGAFGRAAARLRFLLRTPDLPVDSTPGLPGVLDLRVTVPDAEAATAALDGSGWIVGAFPDGAVAYSADPGAPGRLFFEVGA; encoded by the coding sequence ATGCTGCGGATCGGGTTGACCGGTGGGATCGGGGCGGGGAAGAGTGCGGCAGCCGCCGCGCTCGCCGGGTTCGGCGCGGTGGTGATCGACGCCGATCGGCTGGCCCGGGAGGTCGTCGAGCCCGGCACGCCGGGGCTGGCCGCGATCGTCGAGGCGTTCGGGCCCGAGGTGCTGGCCGCGGACGGTTCGCTCGACCGGCCGAAGCTCGGGAAGATCGTGTTCGGGTCCGACTCGGCGCGCGCCCGCCTCAACGCCATCACGCACCCGCTGATCGGTGCGCTCACCGCGTCCCGGGCCGCGGACGCCCCGCCGGACGGCGTCGTCGTGCACGACATCCCGCTGATCGTCGAGGGCAACTCCGGGGCCGGGTTCCACCTGGTCGTCGTCGTGATGGCGCCGGAGGACGTCCGGATCAGGCGGCTGACCGAGCTGCGCGGGATGCCGGTCGAGGACGCCAAGGCCCGGATCGGGGTGCAGGCGACCGACGAGCAGAGGGTCGCAGCAGCCGACGTCCTGCTCGACAACGCGGGCACGCCGGACGAGTTGCGGGAGGCGGTCGGGGAGCTCTGGACGGAGCGGCTGCTGCCGTACGCGAACAACCTGGCCGGCGGAACGCCGGCCGAGCTGCCGCCGAACCCGGTGGCCTCCGATCCGCTGGTCTCCGGACGTCTGGCGTTCGCGCCGCTGCAGGCCGGCGCGGGGACGCCGGACCCGTCGGCGGCCGGGGCGTTCGGGCGCGCGGCGGCGCGCCTGCGCTTTCTTCTCCGAACGCCCGATCTGCCGGTCGACTCGACGCCCGGGCTTCCGGGGGTGCTCGATCTCCGGGTCACGGTGCCCGACGCCGAGGCGGCGACGGCGGCGTTGGACGGGTCGGGCTGGATCGTGGGGGCCTTCCCGGACGGAGCCGTGGCGTACTCGGCCGACCCCGGGGCACCTGGGCGTCTGTTCTTCGAGGTCGGTGCTTGA
- the rpsA gene encoding 30S ribosomal protein S1, producing MTSSTEAQPTTPQVAVNDIGSEEAFLAAIDETIKYFNDGDIVEGTIVKVDRDEVLLDIGYKTEGVIPSRELSIKHDVDPAEVVSVGDHVEALVLQKEDKEGRLILSKKRAQYERAWGTIEKIKDEDGVVTGTVIEVVKGGLILDIGLRGFLPASLVEMRRVRDLQPYVGRELEAKIIELDKNRNNVVLSRRQWLEQTQSEVRSEFLNKLQKGQVRKGVVSSIVNFGAFVDLGGVDGLVHVSELSWKHIDHPSEVVEVGQEVEVEVLDVDLDRERVSLSLKATQEDPWRQFARTHQIGQVVPGRVTKLVPFGAFVRVDEGIEGLVHISELAERHVEIPEQVVNVGDEIMVKVIDIDLERRRISLSLKQANEGVIDADSFDPTQYGMAATYDEAGNYVYPEGFDPETNDWLEGYEKQREEWERQYSEAQTRFEAHQKQIAEARAAEANAAEETSYSSDSGAPASSTSSSSTSSRDDSAATGTLATDEALAALREKLAGGRS from the coding sequence ATGACGAGCAGCACCGAGGCCCAGCCGACCACCCCGCAGGTAGCGGTCAACGACATCGGTTCGGAAGAGGCCTTCCTCGCCGCTATCGACGAGACCATCAAGTACTTCAACGACGGCGACATCGTCGAGGGCACGATCGTCAAGGTCGACCGCGACGAGGTTCTGCTCGACATCGGCTACAAGACCGAGGGCGTCATCCCCTCGCGCGAGTTGTCGATCAAGCACGACGTCGATCCGGCCGAGGTCGTCTCCGTGGGTGACCACGTCGAGGCCCTCGTCCTCCAGAAGGAGGACAAGGAAGGCCGCCTGATCCTCTCCAAGAAGCGCGCTCAGTACGAGCGGGCCTGGGGCACGATCGAGAAGATCAAGGACGAGGACGGCGTCGTCACCGGAACCGTCATCGAGGTCGTCAAGGGTGGTCTCATCCTCGACATCGGCCTCCGTGGCTTCCTCCCCGCCTCGCTGGTGGAGATGCGCCGCGTCCGTGACCTGCAGCCGTACGTGGGCCGCGAGCTCGAGGCGAAGATCATCGAGCTCGACAAGAACCGCAACAACGTGGTCCTCTCCCGCCGCCAGTGGCTGGAGCAGACCCAGTCCGAGGTCCGCAGCGAGTTCCTCAACAAGCTGCAGAAGGGCCAGGTCCGCAAGGGCGTCGTCTCGTCGATCGTCAACTTCGGTGCGTTCGTCGACCTGGGCGGCGTCGACGGTCTGGTGCACGTCTCCGAGCTCTCCTGGAAGCACATCGACCACCCGTCCGAGGTCGTCGAGGTGGGCCAGGAGGTCGAGGTCGAGGTGCTCGACGTCGACCTGGACCGCGAGCGCGTCTCGCTGTCGCTGAAGGCGACGCAGGAAGACCCGTGGCGTCAGTTCGCCCGCACGCACCAGATCGGCCAGGTCGTCCCCGGCCGGGTCACCAAGCTGGTGCCGTTCGGTGCGTTCGTCCGCGTCGACGAGGGCATCGAGGGTCTGGTCCACATCTCCGAGCTGGCCGAGCGTCACGTGGAGATCCCGGAGCAGGTCGTCAACGTCGGCGACGAGATCATGGTCAAGGTCATCGACATCGACCTCGAGCGTCGCCGCATCTCGCTGTCGCTGAAGCAGGCCAACGAGGGCGTCATCGACGCCGACTCGTTCGACCCGACCCAGTACGGCATGGCCGCGACCTACGACGAGGCCGGGAACTACGTGTACCCGGAGGGCTTCGACCCCGAGACGAACGACTGGCTCGAGGGCTACGAGAAGCAGCGTGAGGAGTGGGAGCGCCAGTACAGCGAGGCGCAGACCCGCTTCGAGGCCCACCAGAAGCAGATCGCGGAGGCCCGCGCGGCCGAGGCGAACGCGGCTGAGGAGACCTCGTACTCGTCCGACTCCGGCGCTCCGGCGAGCAGCACCAGCTCGTCGAGCACCAGCAGCCGTGACGACTCCGCGGCGACCGGCACGCTGGCGACCGACGAGGCGCTCGCCGCGCTTCGCGAGAAGCTGGCCGGCGGCCGCAGCTGA
- a CDS encoding pirin family protein: protein MRALHPYALVAGAIAAVHGVVIGALGIAGYFYLDDIDMTAEAAKHPFGWDYLTLRVNDHLTPGLRLFYWISASLDPYGNDSTMLARIVLQTVATLLMAYLLAQLFGPGRTAAIGVGLYAFCPLLVPSLLSLSSGVNLLPTHIGILLLLVMHVRYEATRQLKYAAFGALGIFLAVVFWEKAALSVGLAPLLTFLYLSSGGPRARLRALLRSWPAWVVYFLPMAAFAAVFVTGDYASSRETPSIGAIWDLFSDAWTGSMAPAAIGGPWQWFSLDNVYYSASSPGAIAVIAGQVTALALCVIAVRRNGWWALRAWLLPASVLAGTAVLLAAGRYEFVGVILARNFHYLSEITIALVLAELLLVVVPDPAAVAARGRSGLWPSSLPPSEPTEPNADVEPAARTGPVPVAGPIGIGLVVAVLAYAISYGVTVSEFEKRWVENPIRDYMTTALRDLDRNTAKGPISVYDTYVSPAVANFISGNRRVSDVFRPTERHLPAAVRWDDVSGPMLMFDQGGHLLPARFVEEATSVDQPGVFCPHPLRGVQTVTVMLDKKIPHPDGFLRLTYLAQTPTTVSFKLGDGPKTFAPRRFSQVTLKTGAYTSVLLGTPNKGFDRVVVTSTDPASLLCLVAKAGRPEPTL from the coding sequence ATGCGAGCACTCCACCCCTACGCGCTCGTGGCCGGGGCGATCGCCGCCGTCCACGGCGTCGTCATCGGTGCGTTGGGCATCGCCGGATACTTCTACCTCGACGACATCGACATGACCGCGGAAGCGGCGAAGCATCCGTTCGGGTGGGACTACCTCACGCTCCGGGTCAACGACCACCTGACCCCGGGCCTGCGCCTGTTCTACTGGATCAGCGCGTCCCTCGACCCGTACGGCAACGACTCGACGATGCTGGCTCGGATCGTCCTGCAGACCGTCGCCACCCTGCTCATGGCGTACCTGCTGGCCCAGCTGTTCGGTCCGGGCCGGACGGCGGCGATCGGCGTCGGCCTGTACGCGTTCTGCCCGCTGCTGGTGCCCTCGCTGCTCTCGCTCTCCAGCGGCGTCAACCTGCTGCCGACGCACATCGGCATCCTGTTGCTGCTGGTCATGCACGTCCGGTACGAGGCCACCCGGCAGCTGAAGTACGCGGCGTTCGGCGCGCTGGGCATCTTCCTCGCGGTCGTGTTCTGGGAGAAGGCGGCGCTCAGCGTGGGGCTGGCGCCGTTGCTGACGTTCCTCTACCTGAGTAGCGGCGGTCCGCGGGCCCGGTTACGCGCGCTGCTCCGCTCCTGGCCGGCCTGGGTCGTCTACTTCCTGCCGATGGCCGCGTTCGCCGCGGTGTTCGTGACCGGCGACTACGCGTCGTCCCGGGAGACCCCGTCGATCGGCGCGATCTGGGACCTGTTCTCGGACGCCTGGACCGGCTCGATGGCCCCGGCGGCGATCGGCGGGCCGTGGCAGTGGTTCTCGCTCGACAACGTGTACTACAGCGCGTCGTCCCCGGGTGCGATCGCGGTCATCGCCGGGCAGGTCACGGCCCTGGCGCTGTGCGTGATCGCGGTCCGGCGCAACGGCTGGTGGGCGCTGCGGGCCTGGCTGCTGCCGGCGAGCGTGCTGGCCGGCACCGCGGTGCTGCTGGCGGCCGGCCGCTACGAGTTCGTCGGCGTGATCCTGGCCCGGAACTTCCACTACCTCTCCGAGATCACGATCGCGCTCGTGCTCGCCGAGCTCCTGCTCGTCGTCGTGCCCGACCCGGCCGCGGTCGCGGCCCGCGGCCGCTCCGGCCTCTGGCCCTCGTCCCTCCCGCCGAGTGAGCCGACCGAGCCGAATGCCGACGTCGAACCCGCGGCGAGAACCGGGCCGGTGCCGGTCGCCGGGCCGATCGGGATCGGGCTGGTCGTGGCCGTGCTCGCGTACGCGATCAGCTACGGCGTCACGGTCAGCGAGTTCGAGAAGCGCTGGGTCGAGAACCCGATCCGGGACTACATGACGACCGCACTCCGCGACCTCGACCGGAACACCGCCAAGGGTCCGATCTCGGTCTACGACACCTACGTCTCTCCCGCCGTCGCGAACTTCATCAGCGGCAACCGCCGCGTCTCGGACGTCTTCCGCCCGACCGAACGGCATCTGCCCGCCGCCGTACGGTGGGACGACGTGTCCGGGCCGATGCTGATGTTCGACCAGGGCGGCCACCTGCTACCGGCTCGCTTCGTGGAGGAAGCCACCAGTGTCGACCAGCCCGGCGTGTTCTGCCCACACCCGCTGCGGGGAGTCCAAACGGTGACCGTGATGCTGGACAAGAAGATCCCCCACCCGGACGGGTTCCTCCGGCTGACCTACCTGGCCCAGACGCCGACGACCGTCTCGTTCAAGCTCGGCGACGGTCCGAAGACGTTCGCGCCCCGCCGCTTCTCCCAGGTGACGCTGAAGACCGGCGCGTACACGTCGGTGCTGCTCGGCACGCCGAACAAGGGCTTCGACCGGGTGGTGGTCACCAGCACCGACCCGGCGTCGCTGCTCTGCCTGGTGGCGAAGGCCGGACGTCCGGAGCCGACGCTGTGA
- a CDS encoding class I SAM-dependent methyltransferase, which yields MSAVQALGTTGIVHRPVGPAESRSASRLWWDADADDYQATHGEFLGDVRFRWCPEGLVESEAGLLGPVDGRDVLEVGCGAASCSRWLATQGARPVGLDLSAGMLRQARAANARSGVDVPLVLADATELPFPDARFDLACSAFGAVPFVDDSAAVMREVHRVLRPGGRWVFATTHPLRWAFPDDPGPEGLTVYHSYFDRTPYAEFDDDGRATYVEHHRTLGDRVRELVGAGFELVDLIEPEWPEGHQEVWGQWSPLRGALVPGTAIYVCRRD from the coding sequence GTGAGCGCCGTCCAGGCGCTGGGCACCACCGGGATCGTCCACCGCCCGGTCGGGCCGGCCGAGAGCCGGTCGGCCAGCCGGCTCTGGTGGGACGCCGACGCCGACGACTACCAGGCCACCCACGGCGAGTTCCTCGGCGACGTCCGGTTCCGCTGGTGCCCGGAGGGCCTGGTCGAGTCCGAGGCCGGGCTGCTCGGTCCGGTCGACGGCCGGGACGTGCTCGAGGTCGGCTGCGGGGCCGCGTCCTGCTCGCGGTGGCTGGCCACCCAGGGCGCCCGGCCGGTCGGGCTCGACCTCTCGGCCGGGATGCTGCGCCAGGCCCGGGCCGCGAACGCCCGGTCCGGCGTCGACGTCCCGCTGGTCCTCGCGGACGCGACCGAGCTCCCGTTCCCCGACGCCCGCTTCGATCTCGCCTGCTCGGCGTTCGGCGCGGTCCCGTTCGTCGACGACTCGGCCGCGGTGATGCGTGAGGTCCACCGCGTCCTGCGGCCCGGTGGGCGCTGGGTGTTCGCCACCACGCACCCGCTGCGCTGGGCCTTCCCCGACGACCCGGGCCCGGAGGGCCTGACCGTCTACCACTCCTACTTCGATCGGACGCCCTACGCCGAGTTCGACGACGACGGGCGGGCGACGTACGTGGAGCACCACCGGACGCTCGGCGACCGGGTCCGGGAGCTGGTGGGCGCCGGCTTCGAGCTCGTGGACCTGATCGAGCCGGAGTGGCCGGAAGGTCACCAGGAGGTGTGGGGGCAGTGGAGCCCGCTCCGGGGCGCGCTCGTACCCGGCACCGCGATTTACGTCTGCCGCAGAGACTAA
- a CDS encoding acyltransferase family protein yields the protein MTAATPVKAKAGGHLDVLDGVRALAAFAVVATHAGFNTGRAVDGFWAPFLARLDFGVTLFFLLSGFLLYRPFVESAVDLRPKPATRPFLMRRFARIFPAYWALLAVTMLTRPWEHEVGFGVQKTTWTDWIEYATLTHIFFGDNPHQALTHIWSLSVEMSFYLVLPLIAAVSLKGRRPKRIMKRQTVALGLLLAAGPLWGLIIHQSDTLQRQLALQWLPAYLDWFALGMILACLPSAASAGAWPRLRKLVEDLTAAPGSCWIIAGILFALSMTPVAGPYTLDPATTSQWIAKHLLYGATAFFMLLPLVSPAPAGSRTHPLRAVLADKRVLFLGRISYGVFLFHLVIMFSLIDALNLQLFRGGFSTLFPLTVLASVAAAWVSYRVIERPAQNYVRRRTRRGAADIQAPDAAGAPLPPAEPLPTTTPAAPAEVAATEFPEPPPDAKKLPLPPAPAPDPVTWDYDQPVTLGPWVPQKTAIPTDGVPESERTTERIPRIPPPRG from the coding sequence GTGACGGCCGCGACGCCGGTGAAGGCGAAAGCGGGCGGTCACCTCGACGTGCTCGACGGGGTCCGGGCGCTGGCCGCGTTCGCGGTCGTCGCCACCCACGCCGGGTTCAACACCGGCCGGGCGGTGGACGGCTTCTGGGCGCCGTTCCTGGCCCGTCTCGACTTCGGCGTGACGCTGTTCTTCCTGCTGTCGGGGTTCCTGCTCTACCGGCCGTTCGTCGAGTCGGCGGTCGACCTACGTCCGAAGCCGGCGACCAGGCCGTTCCTGATGCGGCGATTCGCCCGGATCTTCCCGGCCTACTGGGCCCTGCTCGCGGTGACGATGCTGACCCGGCCGTGGGAGCACGAGGTCGGCTTCGGCGTCCAGAAGACGACGTGGACCGACTGGATCGAGTACGCGACGCTCACCCACATCTTCTTCGGCGACAACCCGCACCAGGCGCTCACGCACATCTGGAGCCTGTCCGTCGAGATGTCGTTCTACCTGGTGCTGCCGCTGATCGCCGCGGTGTCGCTGAAGGGCAGGCGGCCGAAGCGGATCATGAAGCGGCAGACTGTCGCGCTCGGCCTCCTGCTCGCGGCCGGGCCGCTGTGGGGCCTGATCATCCATCAGAGCGACACCCTGCAAAGGCAGCTGGCACTGCAGTGGCTGCCCGCGTACCTGGACTGGTTCGCGCTCGGGATGATCCTGGCCTGTCTGCCGTCGGCGGCGTCGGCCGGAGCCTGGCCGCGGCTGCGCAAGCTGGTCGAGGACCTCACCGCGGCTCCCGGGAGCTGCTGGATCATCGCCGGGATCCTGTTCGCGCTGTCGATGACGCCGGTGGCCGGGCCGTACACGCTCGACCCGGCGACGACGTCGCAGTGGATCGCCAAGCACCTGCTCTACGGGGCGACCGCGTTCTTCATGCTGTTGCCGCTGGTGTCGCCGGCTCCGGCGGGCTCACGCACGCATCCGCTGCGGGCAGTGCTCGCCGACAAGCGGGTGCTGTTCCTGGGCCGGATCAGCTACGGCGTCTTCCTGTTCCACCTGGTGATCATGTTCTCGCTGATCGACGCGCTGAACCTGCAGCTGTTCCGGGGCGGGTTCAGCACGTTGTTCCCGTTGACGGTGCTCGCGTCGGTGGCAGCGGCGTGGGTCAGTTACCGGGTGATCGAGCGTCCGGCGCAGAACTACGTCCGGCGGCGGACCCGCCGGGGCGCGGCCGACATCCAGGCCCCGGACGCGGCCGGCGCCCCCCTGCCGCCCGCGGAGCCGCTCCCCACGACCACGCCGGCGGCCCCGGCCGAGGTGGCGGCCACCGAGTTCCCCGAGCCGCCGCCGGACGCGAAGAAGCTGCCACTCCCGCCGGCGCCGGCCCCGGACCCGGTCACCTGGGACTACGACCAGCCGGTCACGCTCGGCCCCTGGGTCCCCCAGAAGACCGCGATCCCCACCGACGGAGTTCCGGAGTCCGAGCGCACCACCGAACGGATCCCCCGCATCCCGCCACCCCGGGGCTGA
- the uvrB gene encoding excinuclease ABC subunit UvrB, giving the protein MSPSPGPHAPSGLRDDAVAHGETTSIVRRPGRFEVVSEYEPAGDQPAAIDDLERRVRAGQNDVVLLGATGTGKSATTAWLIERLQRPALVIAPNKTLAAQLANEFRELLPNNAVEYFVSYYDYYQPEAYVPQTDTYIEKDSSINEEVERLRHSATMSLLTRRDTIVVATVSCIYGLGTPQEYIDRSIPLKVGQEIEREKLLRWLVDVQYTRNDLNFTRGTFRVRGDTVEVIPAYDELAVRIEMFGDEIERLYHLNPLTGEVVNEETELHVFPATHYVAGPERMERAIRGIEAELEERLAELENQNKLLEAQRLRMRTAYDIEMMRQVGFCSGIENYSRHMDGREPGSPGFCLIDYFPEDFLLVIDESHNTVPQIGGMYEGDMSRKRTLVEFGFRLPSAMDNRPLRWEEFQDRVGQTVYLSATPGNYEMGRAKGEFVEQIIRPTGLIDPEVLVKPTKGQIDDLVHEIRVRAERDERVLVTTLTKKMAEDLTDYLLELGIRVRYLHSEVDTLRRVELLRELRKGDFDVLVGINLLREGLDLPEVSLVSILDADKEGFLRSETSLVQTIGRAARNVSGQVHMYADQITPSMRRAIDETNRRREKQIAYNTERGVDPQPLRKKIVDILDDIYREAAENESGDLIGGSGRQQSRGKSPVPGLKSKAATVGVGAHREGMARAELADLIQQLNDQMLAAARELQFELAARLRDEIGELKRELRGMDAAGVK; this is encoded by the coding sequence ATGAGCCCGTCTCCCGGTCCCCACGCCCCTTCGGGGCTTCGTGACGATGCCGTGGCCCACGGCGAGACCACGTCCATCGTCCGGCGTCCCGGCCGGTTCGAGGTGGTCAGCGAGTACGAGCCGGCCGGTGACCAGCCGGCCGCGATCGACGATCTCGAGCGCCGGGTCAGGGCCGGCCAGAACGACGTCGTGCTGCTCGGTGCCACGGGCACCGGTAAGTCCGCGACGACGGCCTGGCTGATCGAGCGGCTCCAGCGGCCGGCGCTGGTGATCGCGCCCAACAAGACGCTGGCCGCTCAGCTGGCCAACGAGTTCCGCGAGCTGCTGCCGAACAACGCGGTCGAGTACTTCGTCTCGTACTACGACTACTACCAGCCCGAGGCCTACGTCCCGCAGACCGATACGTACATCGAGAAAGACTCCTCGATCAACGAGGAGGTCGAGCGGCTGCGTCACTCGGCGACGATGTCGCTGCTGACCCGGCGAGACACGATCGTGGTCGCCACCGTGTCGTGCATCTACGGCCTCGGTACGCCCCAGGAGTACATCGACCGGTCGATCCCGCTCAAGGTCGGGCAGGAGATCGAGCGCGAGAAGCTGCTCCGCTGGCTGGTCGACGTCCAGTACACCCGCAACGATCTGAACTTCACCCGCGGCACGTTCCGGGTCCGCGGCGACACGGTCGAGGTCATCCCGGCCTACGACGAGCTCGCCGTCCGCATCGAGATGTTCGGCGACGAGATCGAGAGGCTGTACCACCTCAACCCGCTCACCGGCGAGGTCGTCAACGAAGAGACCGAGCTGCACGTCTTCCCGGCCACCCATTACGTCGCGGGCCCGGAGCGGATGGAGCGGGCGATCCGCGGCATCGAGGCCGAGCTCGAGGAGCGGCTGGCCGAGCTGGAGAACCAGAACAAGCTGCTCGAGGCCCAGCGGCTGCGGATGCGCACCGCCTACGACATCGAGATGATGCGCCAGGTCGGCTTCTGCTCCGGCATCGAGAACTACTCCCGGCACATGGACGGCCGCGAGCCCGGCTCGCCCGGCTTCTGCCTGATCGACTACTTCCCCGAGGATTTCCTGCTCGTCATCGACGAGTCGCACAACACGGTTCCGCAGATCGGCGGCATGTACGAGGGCGACATGTCCCGCAAGCGCACGCTCGTCGAGTTCGGCTTCCGCCTGCCCAGCGCGATGGACAACCGCCCGCTGCGCTGGGAGGAGTTCCAGGACCGCGTCGGCCAGACCGTCTACCTGTCCGCGACGCCCGGCAACTACGAGATGGGCCGGGCCAAGGGCGAGTTCGTCGAGCAGATCATCCGCCCGACCGGCCTCATCGATCCGGAGGTCCTGGTCAAGCCCACCAAGGGCCAGATCGACGACCTGGTGCACGAGATCCGGGTGCGAGCCGAGCGCGACGAGCGTGTGCTGGTCACGACGCTCACCAAGAAGATGGCCGAAGACCTCACCGACTATCTGCTGGAGCTGGGCATCCGGGTGCGCTACCTGCACTCGGAGGTCGACACGCTGCGCCGCGTGGAGCTCCTCCGCGAGCTCCGCAAGGGCGACTTCGACGTCCTCGTCGGCATCAACCTCCTGCGCGAGGGCCTGGACCTGCCCGAGGTCTCCCTGGTGTCCATTCTCGACGCCGACAAGGAGGGCTTCCTCCGCAGCGAGACGTCGCTGGTCCAGACGATCGGCCGAGCCGCCCGTAACGTCTCCGGCCAGGTGCACATGTACGCCGACCAGATCACCCCGTCGATGCGCCGAGCCATCGACGAGACCAACCGCCGCCGCGAGAAGCAGATCGCCTACAACACCGAACGAGGCGTAGACCCCCAGCCGCTCCGCAAGAAGATCGTCGACATCCTCGACGACATCTACCGGGAGGCCGCCGAGAACGAGAGCGGCGACCTGATCGGTGGCTCCGGCCGCCAACAGTCGCGAGGCAAGTCGCCGGTACCGGGCCTGAAGTCGAAGGCCGCGACCGTGGGGGTGGGGGCACACCGGGAGGGGATGGCCCGGGCTGAGCTGGCGGACCTGATTCAGCAGCTGAACGACCAGATGCTGGCCGCGGCCAGGGAGCTGCAGTTCGAGCTGGCGGCGCGGTTGAGGGATGAGATCGGGGAGCTGAAGAGGGAGCTGCGGGGGATGGATGCGGCTGGGGTGAAGTAG
- a CDS encoding DUF3068 domain-containing protein produces the protein MVLALGTFLVVAAILLPTYVASNLVKTPLDQYTVSVATADNATVFDVPSLSVQENVPVEATRTVRADPEKSTDDVVVFDEFLVLEDSRNNSQITFSSDRVGLDRRTAESQDGFDAAVDDEPTRHQGLVYKWPFNSEKKSYQYFDTTTRKPYEAKFVGTEDINGLETYKYQMEIPATQIGELDVPGELVGSTEPDVNAPRFYSNTRTVWVEPKTGIIIKGQEKQNQTLRDASGADKLTLFSGTLTFDEQTVDEAVSLAKDTISQINLVSRVAPIVLGILGVILIVVGLFLALRGGGKSSYRPVQPADNRTPVSS, from the coding sequence GTGGTTTTGGCACTCGGAACTTTTCTCGTGGTTGCGGCGATCCTGTTGCCCACCTACGTGGCGTCGAACTTGGTCAAGACACCGCTCGACCAGTACACGGTCAGCGTGGCCACCGCGGACAACGCGACGGTCTTCGACGTCCCCAGCCTGTCGGTGCAGGAGAACGTTCCGGTCGAGGCCACCCGCACGGTCCGCGCTGATCCCGAGAAGAGCACGGACGACGTCGTCGTCTTCGACGAGTTCCTGGTGCTCGAAGACAGCCGGAACAACAGCCAGATCACGTTCTCCAGCGACCGGGTCGGCCTCGACCGCCGCACCGCGGAGTCGCAGGACGGCTTCGACGCGGCAGTGGACGACGAGCCCACCCGGCACCAGGGCCTGGTCTACAAGTGGCCGTTCAACTCGGAGAAGAAGTCGTACCAGTACTTCGACACCACGACCCGCAAGCCGTACGAGGCGAAGTTCGTGGGCACCGAAGACATCAACGGGCTCGAGACGTACAAGTACCAGATGGAGATCCCGGCCACCCAGATCGGCGAGCTCGACGTGCCCGGTGAGCTGGTCGGAAGCACCGAGCCCGACGTGAACGCGCCGCGGTTCTACTCCAACACCCGGACGGTGTGGGTCGAGCCGAAGACCGGCATCATCATCAAGGGCCAGGAGAAGCAGAACCAGACGCTTCGGGACGCATCGGGCGCCGACAAGCTGACGCTGTTCTCCGGCACGCTCACGTTCGACGAGCAGACCGTCGACGAGGCGGTCAGCCTGGCCAAGGACACGATCTCGCAGATCAACCTCGTGTCCCGGGTGGCGCCGATCGTGCTCGGCATCCTCGGCGTGATCCTGATCGTCGTCGGGCTGTTCCTGGCCCTGCGCGGAGGCGGTAAATCGTCGTACCGCCCGGTGCAGCCGGCCGACAACCGAACCCCGGTCAGCTCTTAG